Proteins from a single region of Streptomyces glaucescens:
- a CDS encoding ribonuclease Z, with translation MSVRELVVLGTASQVPTRHRNHNGYLLRWDSEGILFDPGEGTQRQMVRAGVAAHDLNRICVTHFHGDHSLGLPGVIQRINLDQVPHPVTAHYPRSGQRFFERLRYATAYRQTVRLAEAPVDADGVLARTRSYTLEAYRLSHPVESYGYRLVEPDGRRMLPERLAAHGIEGPDVGRIQRDGVLGGVTLDEVSEARRGQRFAFVMDTRLCDGVYALADGCDMLVIESTFLDEDEHLAVEHGHLTAGQAARVAKASDVRHLVLTHFSQRYSDPAEFERQARAAGFEGELTVAYDLLRVPLPKRR, from the coding sequence GTGTCCGTCCGTGAATTGGTGGTCCTCGGCACCGCCAGCCAGGTCCCGACCCGGCACCGCAACCACAACGGCTACCTGCTGCGCTGGGACAGCGAGGGCATCCTCTTCGACCCCGGTGAGGGCACCCAGCGCCAGATGGTGCGTGCCGGTGTCGCCGCCCACGACCTGAACCGGATCTGTGTCACGCACTTCCACGGGGACCACTCGCTGGGTCTGCCGGGCGTGATCCAGCGGATCAACCTGGACCAGGTGCCGCACCCGGTCACCGCGCACTACCCGCGGTCCGGGCAGCGTTTCTTCGAGCGGCTGCGGTACGCCACCGCCTACCGGCAGACGGTGAGGCTGGCGGAGGCGCCGGTGGACGCCGACGGCGTCCTCGCCCGCACCCGCTCCTACACGCTGGAGGCGTACCGGCTGTCCCACCCCGTCGAGTCGTACGGCTACCGGCTCGTGGAGCCCGACGGACGGCGGATGCTGCCCGAGCGGCTGGCCGCGCACGGCATCGAGGGCCCGGACGTGGGCCGCATCCAGCGGGACGGGGTGCTCGGCGGCGTCACCCTGGACGAGGTCAGCGAGGCGCGGCGCGGGCAGCGGTTCGCGTTCGTGATGGACACCCGGCTGTGCGACGGGGTGTACGCGCTGGCGGACGGCTGCGACATGCTCGTCATCGAGTCGACGTTCCTCGACGAGGACGAGCACCTGGCGGTCGAGCACGGCCATCTGACGGCGGGGCAGGCGGCACGGGTGGCGAAGGCGAGCGATGTGCGCCACCTCGTCCTGACGCACTTCAGCCAGCGCTACTCCGACCCGGCGGAGTTCGAGCGCCAGGCGCGGGCCGCCGGGTTCGAGGGCGAGCTGACGGTGGCGTACGACCTGCTGCGCGTTCCACTCCCGAAACGCAGGTGA
- a CDS encoding histidine triad nucleotide-binding protein has translation MAGEPQDDCLFCKIVAGRIPATIVRESDTTVAFRDINPKAPTHVLVIPKAHYADAAELAAGAPEVAADVLRETRAVADDEKLDSYRIVFNTGSGAGQTVWHAHAHVLGGRGLEWPPG, from the coding sequence ATGGCAGGGGAACCGCAGGACGACTGCCTGTTCTGCAAGATCGTCGCGGGGCGGATCCCCGCGACGATCGTCCGCGAGTCGGACACGACCGTCGCCTTCCGGGACATCAACCCCAAGGCGCCCACGCACGTCCTGGTCATCCCGAAGGCGCACTACGCCGACGCCGCCGAACTCGCCGCCGGCGCCCCGGAGGTGGCCGCCGACGTGCTGCGGGAGACCCGGGCGGTCGCCGACGACGAGAAGCTCGACAGCTACCGCATCGTCTTCAACACCGGCAGCGGCGCCGGCCAGACCGTCTGGCACGCCCACGCGCACGTGCTCGGCGGACGCGGTCTGGAATGGCCTCCCGGATAG
- a CDS encoding S41 family peptidase has product MTQSTPGYLRFPHPHGELVAFTAEDDVWLAPLDGGRAWRVSADNVPVTLPRISADGTTVAWTSTRDGAPEVHVAPVDGGPSRRLTHWGSRRTQVCGWTDDGQVLALTTHGQAGSRRSWAHTVPLDGGPATRLPYGPVGGVAQGPHTVLLSAPMGREAAWWKRYRGGTAGKLWIDRDGDGEFVRLHEELDGNIEYPLWAGERIAFLSDHEGTGALYSSLADGSDLRRHTPLGPFYARHAAGDGTRVVYSCAGELWVLDDLDGAEPRRLGIRLGGQRTDRQPFQVDAARWFGAAAPDHTARGSAVAVRGTVHWVTHRSGPARALAATPGVRARLPRTFRVEGEEWVVWVTDAEGEDALEFAPATGLAPGATPRRLAAGRLGRVLGLAMAPDGSRAAVAAHDGRVLLVERETGEVREVDRSEHGDVSGLAFSPDSAWLAWSHPGPSPLCQIRLAHTTDLTVAEATPLRFQDYAPAFTHDGRHLAFLSTRSFDPVYDEHVFDLAFVTGDRPYLITLAATTPSPFGPQRHGRPFEAPDKEETPDSEGTPATRIDLDGLADRIVPFPVEAGRYSGLRAAKDGVLWLRHPVQGVLGVSRATPDDPAPHTELERYDLAQQRLEHLAADADHFEVSGDGKRVLLWTGGRLKVVPSDRRASGDDDSDTNVTVDLTRVRQTIDPAAEWRQMFDETGRIMRDHFWRPDMNGVDWDAVLDRYRPVVDRVATHDDLVDLLWEVQGELGTSHAYVVPRGGRGHGDRQGLLGADLSRHPDGTWRVDRVLPSETSDPEARSPLAAPGVAVRAGDAIVAVGGRPVDPVTGPGPLLVGTAGKPVELTVSPAGGGEVRHTVVVPVADEEPLRYHAWVADRRAHVRERSGGRLGYLHVPDMQAPGWAQIHRDLRVEVTREGLIVDVRENGGGHTSQLVVEKLARRIVGWAVPRGMRPYSYPEDAPRGPVVAVADEFSGSDGDIVNAAIKALGLGPVVGTRTWGGVIGIDSRYRLVDGTLVTQPKYAFWLEGYGWGVENHGVDPDVAVVQRPQDHAAGRDAQLDEAIRLALEALESTPAKVPPAVP; this is encoded by the coding sequence GTGACACAGTCCACGCCGGGGTATCTCCGATTTCCGCATCCGCACGGCGAGTTGGTGGCGTTCACCGCCGAGGACGACGTGTGGCTCGCCCCGCTCGACGGCGGCCGGGCCTGGCGGGTCAGCGCCGACAACGTGCCGGTGACCCTGCCGCGCATCTCGGCCGACGGCACCACCGTCGCATGGACCTCCACCCGCGACGGCGCACCCGAGGTGCACGTCGCGCCGGTCGACGGCGGCCCGTCCAGGAGACTCACCCACTGGGGCAGCCGGCGCACCCAGGTGTGCGGCTGGACCGACGACGGGCAGGTCCTCGCGCTGACCACGCACGGCCAGGCCGGCTCCCGCCGCAGCTGGGCGCACACGGTCCCGCTGGACGGCGGCCCGGCCACCCGGCTGCCGTACGGCCCCGTCGGCGGTGTCGCCCAGGGCCCGCACACGGTGCTGCTGTCGGCGCCGATGGGCCGCGAGGCCGCCTGGTGGAAGCGGTACCGGGGCGGTACGGCGGGCAAGCTGTGGATCGACCGGGACGGCGACGGCGAGTTCGTACGGCTCCACGAGGAGCTGGACGGGAACATCGAGTACCCGCTGTGGGCCGGGGAGCGGATCGCGTTCCTCTCCGACCACGAGGGGACCGGAGCGCTCTACTCCTCCCTCGCCGACGGCTCCGACCTGCGCCGCCACACACCCCTCGGCCCTTTCTACGCCCGGCACGCGGCCGGTGACGGCACCCGCGTCGTCTACTCCTGCGCCGGTGAGCTGTGGGTGCTGGACGACCTCGACGGCGCCGAGCCCCGCCGCCTCGGCATCCGGCTGGGCGGGCAGCGCACCGACCGCCAGCCCTTCCAGGTCGACGCGGCCCGCTGGTTCGGGGCCGCCGCGCCCGACCACACCGCGCGCGGCAGCGCGGTCGCGGTGCGCGGCACCGTGCACTGGGTCACCCACCGCTCCGGCCCCGCCCGCGCCCTCGCCGCCACACCCGGCGTCCGGGCCCGGCTGCCGCGCACCTTCCGGGTGGAGGGCGAGGAGTGGGTGGTGTGGGTGACGGACGCGGAGGGCGAGGACGCCCTGGAGTTCGCGCCCGCCACCGGGCTCGCGCCCGGCGCCACCCCCCGCCGGCTCGCCGCCGGGCGGCTCGGCCGGGTGCTGGGCCTCGCGATGGCCCCCGACGGCAGCCGGGCCGCGGTCGCCGCGCACGACGGGCGGGTGCTGCTCGTGGAGCGGGAGACCGGCGAGGTCCGCGAGGTGGACCGCAGTGAGCACGGCGACGTCTCCGGGCTGGCGTTCTCCCCGGACTCCGCGTGGCTGGCCTGGTCGCACCCCGGCCCCAGCCCGCTCTGCCAGATCAGGCTGGCCCACACCACCGACCTGACGGTCGCCGAGGCGACCCCGCTGCGCTTCCAGGACTACGCGCCCGCCTTCACCCACGACGGCAGGCACCTCGCCTTCCTGTCCACCCGCTCCTTCGACCCGGTCTACGACGAGCACGTCTTCGACCTGGCGTTCGTCACCGGCGACCGGCCGTATCTGATCACCCTCGCCGCGACCACGCCGTCCCCGTTCGGCCCGCAGCGGCACGGGCGGCCCTTCGAGGCGCCGGACAAGGAGGAGACCCCGGACAGCGAGGGCACCCCGGCCACCCGGATCGACCTGGACGGGCTCGCCGACCGGATCGTCCCGTTCCCCGTGGAGGCCGGCCGGTACTCCGGCCTGCGCGCCGCCAAGGACGGGGTGCTGTGGCTGCGCCACCCCGTGCAGGGCGTCCTCGGCGTCTCCCGGGCCACCCCCGACGACCCCGCCCCGCACACCGAGCTGGAGCGCTACGACCTCGCCCAGCAGCGGCTTGAGCACCTGGCCGCCGACGCCGACCACTTCGAGGTCAGCGGCGACGGCAAGCGGGTGCTGCTGTGGACCGGCGGACGGCTGAAGGTCGTCCCCAGCGACCGGCGGGCGTCCGGCGACGACGACAGCGACACCAACGTCACCGTCGACCTGACCCGGGTCCGGCAGACGATCGACCCGGCCGCCGAGTGGCGGCAGATGTTCGACGAGACCGGCCGGATCATGCGCGACCACTTCTGGCGGCCGGACATGAACGGAGTCGACTGGGACGCGGTCCTCGACCGCTACCGGCCCGTCGTCGACCGGGTCGCCACCCACGACGACCTCGTCGACCTCCTCTGGGAGGTGCAGGGCGAGCTAGGCACCTCGCACGCCTACGTGGTGCCGCGCGGCGGCCGCGGGCACGGCGACCGGCAGGGGCTGCTCGGCGCGGACCTCTCCCGGCACCCGGACGGCACCTGGCGGGTCGACCGGGTGCTGCCCTCCGAGACCTCCGACCCGGAGGCCCGCTCCCCGCTCGCGGCGCCCGGTGTCGCGGTGCGCGCCGGGGACGCGATCGTCGCCGTCGGCGGACGGCCGGTGGACCCGGTGACCGGGCCGGGCCCGCTGCTCGTCGGCACGGCGGGCAAGCCCGTCGAGCTGACCGTGTCGCCGGCCGGCGGGGGCGAGGTGCGGCACACCGTGGTCGTGCCGGTCGCCGACGAGGAGCCGCTGCGCTACCACGCGTGGGTCGCCGACCGGCGGGCCCACGTGCGCGAGCGGTCCGGCGGGCGGCTCGGCTACCTGCACGTGCCGGACATGCAGGCGCCCGGCTGGGCGCAGATCCACCGGGACCTGCGGGTGGAGGTCACCCGTGAGGGGCTGATCGTGGACGTCCGGGAGAACGGGGGCGGGCACACCTCCCAGCTCGTCGTCGAGAAACTGGCCCGGCGGATCGTCGGCTGGGCCGTGCCGCGCGGGATGCGGCCGTACAGCTATCCCGAGGACGCGCCGCGCGGACCGGTCGTGGCCGTCGCCGACGAGTTCTCCGGTTCCGACGGCGACATCGTCAACGCGGCGATCAAGGCGCTCGGTCTCGGCCCGGTGGTCGGCACCCGCACCTGGGGCGGCGTCATCGGCATCGACAGCCGCTACCGGCTGGTCGACGGCACGCTGGTCACCCAGCCCAAGTACGCCTTCTGGCTGGAGGGTTACGGCTGGGGCGTGGAGAACCACGGCGTGGACCCGGACGTGGCGGTCGTGCAGCGCCCCCAGGACCACGCCGCGGGCCGCGACGCCCAGCTCGACGAGGCGATCCGCCTGGCCCTGGAGGCCCTGGAGTCGACTCCCGCGAAGGTGCCGCCCGCCGTGCCGTGA
- a CDS encoding 16S rRNA (uracil(1498)-N(3))-methyltransferase, translated as MTAPVFVVEHFASGPGGRYVVEGPEGRHAVSVKRLQPGEDVILTDGAGRWADCVVLGTEGKDRLIVRLDSYAEEPPEQPRITVVQALPKGDRGELAVETMTEVGVDAIVPWQAARCITQWKGDRGLKSLAKWRATAREAGKQSRRVRFPEVADLASTKQVAALLAQADFAAVLHSDFDYGSEPLATAELPAEGEIVLVVGPEGGVSSDELALFREAGARACVLGRSVLRTSTAGTAAAALLLGRTGRWD; from the coding sequence ATGACGGCACCGGTGTTCGTGGTCGAGCACTTCGCGTCCGGGCCCGGCGGGCGTTACGTCGTCGAGGGCCCCGAGGGGCGGCACGCCGTCTCCGTGAAGCGGCTCCAGCCCGGCGAGGACGTGATCCTCACCGACGGGGCGGGCCGCTGGGCGGACTGCGTCGTGCTCGGCACCGAGGGCAAGGACCGGCTGATCGTCCGGCTGGACTCCTACGCCGAGGAGCCCCCCGAGCAGCCCCGCATCACCGTCGTGCAGGCCCTGCCCAAGGGCGACCGCGGGGAACTCGCCGTGGAGACGATGACCGAGGTCGGCGTGGACGCGATCGTGCCGTGGCAGGCCGCCCGCTGCATCACCCAGTGGAAGGGCGACCGCGGTCTGAAGTCCCTCGCCAAGTGGCGGGCCACGGCCCGGGAGGCGGGCAAGCAGTCCCGCCGGGTCCGCTTCCCCGAGGTGGCGGACCTGGCGTCCACCAAGCAGGTCGCCGCGCTGCTCGCGCAGGCCGACTTCGCCGCCGTACTGCACTCGGACTTCGACTACGGCAGCGAGCCGCTGGCCACCGCCGAACTGCCCGCCGAGGGCGAGATCGTGCTCGTCGTCGGCCCCGAAGGGGGCGTGTCCTCCGACGAGTTGGCGCTGTTCCGGGAGGCCGGTGCCCGGGCCTGTGTACTGGGCCGCTCCGTGCTGCGCACCTCCACCGCCGGTACGGCCGCCGCCGCGCTGCTCCTCGGCCGCACCGGCCGCTGGGACTGA
- a CDS encoding nitronate monooxygenase, giving the protein MSSALTDLFPHPIVQAPMAGGVSVPQLAAAVSEAGGLGFLAAGYKTADGMYQEIKQLRGLTSRPFGVNLFMPQPEYAEPAAVDVYAHQLAGEAAWYETELGDPDSGRDDGYDAKLAVLLDNPVPVVSFHFGVPGRDALDALRRAGTFTLVTATTADEARAVEQAGADAVIVQGVEAGGHQGTHRDIPENDGSGIGLLSLVAQVREAVRLPLVAAGGIMRGSQIAAVLAAGASAAQLGTAFLATPESGAQAVHKQALTNPLFTRTELTRAFSGRPARGLVNRFMREHGRYAPAAYPEVHHLTSPLRKAAAKAGDGQGMALWAGQGHRMARELPAGQLVEVLAAELAAARAAVAGGGPR; this is encoded by the coding sequence ATGTCCTCTGCACTGACCGATCTCTTCCCCCACCCGATCGTGCAGGCCCCCATGGCGGGCGGCGTCTCCGTGCCCCAGCTCGCCGCCGCCGTGTCCGAGGCAGGGGGGCTCGGATTCCTGGCCGCCGGGTACAAGACGGCCGACGGCATGTACCAGGAGATCAAGCAGCTGCGGGGGCTGACGAGCCGCCCCTTCGGCGTGAACCTCTTCATGCCGCAGCCGGAGTACGCCGAGCCGGCGGCCGTCGACGTCTACGCCCACCAACTGGCCGGCGAGGCCGCCTGGTACGAGACGGAGCTGGGCGACCCGGACAGCGGCCGGGACGACGGCTACGACGCCAAGCTCGCGGTGCTGCTGGACAACCCGGTGCCGGTCGTCTCCTTCCACTTCGGCGTGCCCGGCCGGGACGCGCTCGACGCGCTGCGCCGCGCCGGCACGTTCACGCTGGTCACCGCCACCACCGCCGACGAGGCCCGCGCCGTCGAGCAGGCCGGCGCGGACGCGGTGATCGTGCAGGGCGTGGAGGCCGGCGGCCACCAGGGCACCCACCGGGACATCCCCGAGAACGACGGCTCCGGCATCGGGCTGCTCTCCCTGGTCGCCCAGGTCCGCGAGGCGGTGCGGCTGCCCCTCGTCGCCGCCGGCGGCATCATGCGCGGCAGCCAGATCGCCGCCGTCCTCGCCGCGGGCGCGAGCGCCGCCCAGCTCGGCACCGCCTTCCTCGCCACCCCGGAGTCGGGCGCGCAGGCCGTGCACAAGCAGGCGCTGACCAACCCGCTGTTCACCCGCACCGAACTCACCCGCGCCTTCTCCGGCCGCCCGGCACGCGGCCTGGTCAACCGGTTCATGCGCGAGCACGGACGGTACGCCCCCGCCGCCTACCCGGAGGTCCACCACCTCACCTCGCCGCTGCGCAAGGCCGCCGCGAAGGCCGGTGACGGGCAGGGCATGGCGCTGTGGGCCGGACAGGGCCACCGGATGGCCCGCGAACTGCCCGCAGGACAGCTCGTGGAGGTGCTGGCGGCCGAACTGGCGGCGGCACGCGCCGCGGTCGCGGGAGGTGGCCCGCGATGA
- the dnaJ gene encoding molecular chaperone DnaJ, whose amino-acid sequence MATDYYAVLGVRRDASQEEIKKAFRRLARELHPDVNPDPKTQERFKEINAAYEVLSDPQKKQVYDLGGDPLSQSGGAGAGGFGAGGFGNFSDIMDAFFGTASQRGPRSRTRRGQDAMIRIEVELDEAAFGTTKDIQVDTAIVCTTCSGEGAAPGTSAQTCDMCRGRGEVSQVTRSFLGQVMTSRPCPQCQGFGTVVPNPCPECAGDGRVRSRRTLTVKIPAGVDNGTRIQLAGEGEVGPGGGPAGDLYVEIHELPHPTFQRRGDDLHCTVTIPMTAAALGTKVPLETLDGMEEVDIRPGTQSGQSIPLHGRGVTHLRGGGRGDLIVHVEVQTPTKLDPEQERLLRELAKLRGEERPTGQFQPGQQGLFSRLKDAFNGR is encoded by the coding sequence GTGGCCACGGACTATTACGCCGTTCTCGGCGTGCGCCGCGACGCGTCGCAGGAAGAGATCAAGAAGGCCTTCCGGCGGCTCGCCCGCGAGCTGCACCCGGACGTCAACCCCGATCCGAAGACCCAGGAGCGGTTCAAGGAGATCAACGCCGCGTACGAGGTGTTGTCGGACCCGCAGAAGAAGCAGGTCTACGACCTCGGCGGCGACCCGCTCTCGCAGAGCGGCGGCGCGGGCGCCGGCGGCTTCGGCGCGGGCGGCTTCGGGAACTTCTCCGACATCATGGACGCGTTCTTCGGCACGGCGTCGCAGCGCGGACCGCGCTCGCGCACCCGCCGCGGCCAGGACGCCATGATCCGGATCGAGGTCGAACTCGACGAGGCGGCCTTCGGCACCACCAAGGACATCCAGGTCGACACCGCGATCGTCTGCACCACGTGCAGCGGCGAGGGCGCGGCGCCGGGCACCTCGGCGCAGACGTGTGACATGTGCCGCGGCCGGGGTGAGGTCTCGCAGGTCACCCGGTCCTTCCTGGGCCAGGTCATGACCTCGCGGCCGTGCCCGCAGTGCCAGGGCTTCGGCACGGTCGTGCCGAACCCGTGCCCGGAGTGCGCCGGGGACGGCCGGGTCCGCTCCCGCCGCACCCTGACGGTGAAGATCCCGGCCGGTGTCGACAACGGCACCCGGATCCAGCTCGCCGGTGAGGGCGAGGTCGGCCCCGGCGGCGGCCCCGCCGGTGACCTGTACGTGGAGATCCACGAACTCCCGCACCCGACCTTCCAGCGGCGCGGCGACGACCTGCACTGCACGGTGACGATCCCCATGACGGCGGCGGCCCTCGGCACCAAGGTGCCGCTGGAGACGCTGGACGGCATGGAGGAGGTCGACATCCGCCCGGGCACCCAGTCCGGCCAGTCGATCCCGCTGCACGGCCGGGGCGTCACGCATCTGCGCGGCGGCGGCCGGGGCGACCTCATCGTCCACGTCGAGGTCCAGACCCCGACCAAGCTCGACCCGGAGCAGGAACGCCTGCTGCGCGAACTGGCCAAGCTCCGCGGCGAGGAACGCCCGACGGGCCAGTTCCAGCCGGGCCAGCAGGGGCTGTTCTCGCGGCTGAAGGACGCGTTCAACGGCCGCTGA
- the hrcA gene encoding heat-inducible transcriptional repressor HrcA has product MLSERRLQVLRAIVQDYVGTEEPVGSKALTERHNLGVSPATVRNDMAALEDEGYIAQPHTSAGRIPTDKGYRLFVDKLAEVKPLTAPERRAIQNFLDGAVDLDDVVARTVRLLAQLTRQVAVVQYPSLTRSTVRHVELLSMAPARVMLVLITDTGRVEQRMIDCPAPFGETSLADLRARLNSRVAGRRFTDVPQLVQDLPEGFEAEDRGTVQTVLSTLLETLVERTEERLMIGGTANLTRFGHDFPLTIRPVLEALEEQVVLLKLLGEAKDPGMTVRIGHENAHEGLNSTSVVSVGYGSGGEAVAKLGVVGPTRMDYPGTMGAVRAVARYVGQILAES; this is encoded by the coding sequence ATGCTCAGTGAACGACGGCTTCAGGTACTGCGCGCCATCGTCCAGGACTACGTCGGAACCGAGGAGCCGGTCGGCTCCAAGGCGCTCACCGAGCGGCACAACCTCGGCGTCTCGCCGGCCACGGTCCGCAACGACATGGCCGCCCTGGAGGACGAGGGGTACATCGCCCAGCCGCACACCAGCGCCGGGCGGATCCCCACCGACAAGGGCTACCGGCTCTTCGTCGACAAACTCGCCGAGGTCAAGCCGCTCACCGCGCCCGAGCGGCGCGCGATCCAGAACTTCCTCGACGGCGCCGTCGACCTCGACGACGTCGTGGCCCGCACGGTGCGGCTGCTCGCGCAGCTGACCCGGCAGGTCGCGGTCGTGCAGTACCCCTCGCTGACCCGGTCCACGGTGCGGCACGTGGAGCTGCTGTCGATGGCGCCCGCACGGGTGATGCTGGTCCTGATCACCGACACCGGACGGGTCGAGCAGCGGATGATCGACTGCCCGGCGCCGTTCGGCGAGACGTCCCTGGCGGATCTGCGGGCGCGGCTGAACAGCCGGGTCGCCGGACGCCGTTTCACGGATGTGCCGCAACTGGTGCAGGATCTCCCCGAGGGCTTCGAGGCGGAGGATCGCGGTACCGTGCAGACGGTGCTCTCCACGCTGCTGGAGACGCTGGTCGAGCGGACCGAGGAGCGGCTGATGATCGGCGGCACCGCCAATCTCACCCGCTTCGGACATGACTTCCCTCTCACGATCCGGCCCGTCCTGGAGGCGCTGGAGGAGCAGGTGGTGCTCCTGAAGCTGCTGGGCGAGGCGAAGGATCCGGGCATGACCGTGCGCATCGGTCACGAGAACGCCCATGAGGGACTCAACTCCACGTCGGTGGTGTCGGTCGGCTACGGTTCGGGCGGCGAGGCAGTCGCCAAGCTCGGCGTGGTCGGACCGACCCGCATGGATTACCCGGGAACGATGGGAGCGGTACGAGCGGTGGCACGGTACGTCGGACAGATCCTGGCGGAGTCGTAA
- a CDS encoding MBL fold metallo-hydrolase, with translation MTVTWEELGWERLAAGVGRCRLPGWDCTAGLVLGEGTALLIDAGSGLAEGARLRAEAEELSGHRVTHLALTHPHFDHVFGAAALAGAEVYGAVGVDAALTSRRAREELRRDAVRNGLDGTSAGEAADTLVAPRHHVSGEWTLDLGGGCQVLLANVGPGHTAHDLAVLVPGETEVVFCGDLVEESGEPQAGPDAVPSRWPDALDRLLALGGEDALYVPGHGAVVDAAFVRRQRDALAARFGVSG, from the coding sequence ATGACGGTGACTTGGGAAGAGCTGGGGTGGGAACGGCTGGCGGCCGGGGTCGGCCGGTGCCGCCTGCCGGGCTGGGACTGCACGGCGGGGCTGGTCCTCGGTGAGGGCACGGCTCTGCTGATCGACGCGGGTTCGGGCCTCGCGGAGGGCGCCCGGCTGCGCGCCGAGGCCGAGGAACTCTCCGGCCACCGTGTGACCCATCTCGCGCTGACCCACCCCCACTTCGATCATGTCTTCGGAGCGGCGGCCCTGGCGGGCGCGGAGGTCTACGGCGCGGTCGGCGTCGACGCGGCGCTCACCTCGCGCCGGGCCCGCGAGGAGCTGCGGAGGGACGCGGTCCGCAACGGCCTGGACGGGACGTCGGCGGGCGAGGCGGCGGACACCCTGGTCGCGCCGCGCCACCACGTCTCCGGCGAGTGGACCCTCGACCTCGGCGGCGGCTGCCAGGTGCTGCTCGCGAACGTCGGCCCCGGCCACACCGCCCACGACCTGGCCGTCCTCGTGCCCGGCGAGACGGAGGTGGTCTTCTGCGGCGACCTGGTCGAGGAGTCCGGCGAGCCGCAGGCCGGCCCGGACGCCGTACCGTCCCGCTGGCCCGACGCCCTGGACCGCCTGCTGGCGCTCGGCGGCGAGGACGCGCTCTACGTCCCCGGCCACGGCGCGGTGGTCGACGCGGCCTTCGTGCGCCGCCAGCGCGACGCCCTCGCGGCCCGCTTCGGCGTGTCGGGCTGA
- a CDS encoding DUF3097 domain-containing protein — MRQYSPDLTPPWKKPAPVPEVPAEPGLVVEEPGTGFCGAVVRCEAGTVTLEDRFGKHRVFPLEPRGFLLEGRTVTLVRPAAAAPARPARTASGSVAVPGARARVARAGRIYVEGRHDAELVEKVWGDDLRIEGVVVEYLEGVDDLPAIVADFAPGPDARLGVLVDHLVPGSKEWRLAQSVTSEHALVVGHPYIDIWQAVKPSALGIAAWPEVPRGQDWKTGVCRALGWPSDNTGAVWQAILKRVGSYKDLEPELLGRVEELIDFVTGGGGA; from the coding sequence ATGCGCCAGTACTCTCCGGACCTGACCCCGCCCTGGAAGAAGCCCGCGCCCGTCCCGGAGGTCCCGGCGGAGCCCGGCCTGGTGGTCGAGGAGCCGGGGACCGGGTTCTGCGGCGCGGTCGTCCGCTGCGAGGCGGGCACGGTCACGCTGGAGGACCGCTTCGGCAAGCACCGGGTGTTCCCGCTGGAACCGCGCGGCTTCCTGCTGGAGGGCAGGACGGTGACCCTGGTACGGCCCGCCGCCGCGGCCCCCGCACGACCCGCCCGCACCGCCTCCGGCTCGGTGGCCGTCCCCGGCGCCCGCGCGCGCGTGGCCCGCGCCGGCCGCATCTACGTCGAGGGCCGCCACGACGCCGAGCTGGTGGAGAAGGTGTGGGGCGACGACCTGCGCATCGAGGGCGTGGTCGTGGAGTACCTGGAGGGCGTCGACGACCTGCCGGCGATCGTGGCGGACTTCGCCCCGGGGCCGGACGCGCGGCTGGGCGTCCTCGTGGACCATCTCGTCCCCGGCTCCAAGGAGTGGCGCCTCGCCCAGTCGGTGACCAGCGAGCACGCCCTCGTCGTCGGCCACCCGTACATCGACATCTGGCAGGCGGTGAAACCGTCGGCCCTGGGGATCGCGGCGTGGCCGGAGGTGCCCAGGGGGCAGGACTGGAAGACGGGCGTGTGCCGGGCGCTCGGCTGGCCGTCGGACAACACCGGGGCGGTCTGGCAGGCGATCCTCAAGCGCGTCGGCTCCTACAAGGACCTGGAGCCGGAGCTGCTGGGGCGGGTGGAGGAGCTGATCGACTTCGTCACGGGCGGCGGTGGGGCCTGA